A window of the Henckelia pumila isolate YLH828 chromosome 3, ASM3356847v2, whole genome shotgun sequence genome harbors these coding sequences:
- the LOC140887914 gene encoding homeobox protein knotted-1-like LET12 isoform X2: MAFQDHHHHHLSQEMPLHYADHHHHPAASASLFRSILPDHHHSPDDKTPPPPPPQTQPVPATNTWLHHPHHWLTAQSQPSPTTPPENNDHHQESGGGDNSNGNSHGNNNNNNWEREKCKADILSHPLYEQLLSAHVACLRIATPVDQLPRIDAQLAQSQQVVAKYSVLGHGHPLDDKDLDHFMTHYVLLLSSFKEQLQQHVRVHAMEAVMACWELEQSLQSLTGVAPGEGTGATMSDDDEDQADSETNMFDESLDGPDSLGFGPLVPTETERSLMERVRLELKHELKQGYKDKIVDIREEILRKRRAGKLPGDTTSVLKNWWQSHSKWPYPTEEDKARLVQETGLQLKQINNWFINQRKRNWHSNPSSSTSQKSKRKR, from the exons ATGGCATTTCAggaccaccaccaccaccacctctCCCAAGAAATGCCACTCCACTACGCcgaccaccaccaccacccGGCGGCGTCGGCCTCCCTCTTCCGCTCCATCCTCCCCGATCACCACCACTCTCCAGACGACAAGACgcctccgccgccgccgcctcaAACTCAGCCAGTCCCCGCCACCAACACATGGCTCCACCACCCCCACCACTGGCTCACGGCCCAAAGTCAACCCAGCCCCACCACCCCGCCGGAAAACAACGATCACCACCAAGAAAGCGGCGGCGGGGATAACAGCAACGGCAACAGCCACGggaacaacaacaacaacaactggGAGAGAGAGAAGTGCAAGGCGGACATCCTCAGCCACCCGTTGTACGAGCAGCTGCTGTCGGCGCACGTGGCCTGCCTCCGCATAGCGACGCCGGTGGACCAGCTTCCCAGGATCGACGCtcagcttgctcagtcgcagcaGGTGGTGGCTAAGTATTCTGTTCTTGGCCACGGCCACCCCCTCGATGACAAAGACCTCGACCACTTCATG ACGCATTACGTTCTATTACTATCGTCCTTCAAAGAACAACTGCAGCAGCATGTTCGGGTTCATGCAATGGAAGCAGTGATGGCTTGTTGGGAGCTAGAGCAATCTTTGCAAAGTTTGACAG GGGTAGCACCGGGTGAAGGTACGGGAGCAACCATGTCTGATGACGATGAAGACCAGGCTGATAGTGAAACTAATATGTTTGACGAAAGTCTAGACGGACCAGACAGCCTGGGATTTGGTCCTTTAGTACCCACTGAGACCGAGAGATCCTTGATGGAACGAGTGAGATTAGAACTCAAGCATGAGCTTAAACAG GGCTACAAGGACAAGATTGTGGACATTAGAGAAGAAATACTACGTAAAAGACGTGCTGGAAAACTTCCCGGGGACACCACATCTGTCTTGAAAAACTGGTGGCAGTCACATTCCAAGTGGCCTTATCCAACA GAGGAAGATAAGGCAAGATTGGTGCAGGAAACCGGTTTGCAACTGAAACAGATCAACAATTGGTTCATCAACCAACGGAAAAGGAATTGGCACAGCAATCCTTCGTCGTCTACTTCCCAGAAAAGCAAACGCAAGAG GTGA
- the LOC140887914 gene encoding homeobox protein knotted-1-like 11 isoform X1, whose protein sequence is MAFQDHHHHHLSQEMPLHYADHHHHPAASASLFRSILPDHHHSPDDKTPPPPPPQTQPVPATNTWLHHPHHWLTAQSQPSPTTPPENNDHHQESGGGDNSNGNSHGNNNNNNWEREKCKADILSHPLYEQLLSAHVACLRIATPVDQLPRIDAQLAQSQQVVAKYSVLGHGHPLDDKDLDHFMTHYVLLLSSFKEQLQQHVRVHAMEAVMACWELEQSLQSLTGVAPGEGTGATMSDDDEDQADSETNMFDESLDGPDSLGFGPLVPTETERSLMERVRLELKHELKQGYKDKIVDIREEILRKRRAGKLPGDTTSVLKNWWQSHSKWPYPTEEDKARLVQETGLQLKQINNWFINQRKRNWHSNPSSSTSQKSKRKSGAGDKTSNDRFV, encoded by the exons ATGGCATTTCAggaccaccaccaccaccacctctCCCAAGAAATGCCACTCCACTACGCcgaccaccaccaccacccGGCGGCGTCGGCCTCCCTCTTCCGCTCCATCCTCCCCGATCACCACCACTCTCCAGACGACAAGACgcctccgccgccgccgcctcaAACTCAGCCAGTCCCCGCCACCAACACATGGCTCCACCACCCCCACCACTGGCTCACGGCCCAAAGTCAACCCAGCCCCACCACCCCGCCGGAAAACAACGATCACCACCAAGAAAGCGGCGGCGGGGATAACAGCAACGGCAACAGCCACGggaacaacaacaacaacaactggGAGAGAGAGAAGTGCAAGGCGGACATCCTCAGCCACCCGTTGTACGAGCAGCTGCTGTCGGCGCACGTGGCCTGCCTCCGCATAGCGACGCCGGTGGACCAGCTTCCCAGGATCGACGCtcagcttgctcagtcgcagcaGGTGGTGGCTAAGTATTCTGTTCTTGGCCACGGCCACCCCCTCGATGACAAAGACCTCGACCACTTCATG ACGCATTACGTTCTATTACTATCGTCCTTCAAAGAACAACTGCAGCAGCATGTTCGGGTTCATGCAATGGAAGCAGTGATGGCTTGTTGGGAGCTAGAGCAATCTTTGCAAAGTTTGACAG GGGTAGCACCGGGTGAAGGTACGGGAGCAACCATGTCTGATGACGATGAAGACCAGGCTGATAGTGAAACTAATATGTTTGACGAAAGTCTAGACGGACCAGACAGCCTGGGATTTGGTCCTTTAGTACCCACTGAGACCGAGAGATCCTTGATGGAACGAGTGAGATTAGAACTCAAGCATGAGCTTAAACAG GGCTACAAGGACAAGATTGTGGACATTAGAGAAGAAATACTACGTAAAAGACGTGCTGGAAAACTTCCCGGGGACACCACATCTGTCTTGAAAAACTGGTGGCAGTCACATTCCAAGTGGCCTTATCCAACA GAGGAAGATAAGGCAAGATTGGTGCAGGAAACCGGTTTGCAACTGAAACAGATCAACAATTGGTTCATCAACCAACGGAAAAGGAATTGGCACAGCAATCCTTCGTCGTCTACTTCCCAGAAAAGCAAACGCAAGAG TGGTGCAGGTGATAAAACAAGCAATGACCGTTTTGTGTGA